The Zingiber officinale cultivar Zhangliang chromosome 9A, Zo_v1.1, whole genome shotgun sequence genome window below encodes:
- the LOC122019153 gene encoding iron-sulfur cluster co-chaperone protein HscB homolog, which yields MRKQQSRAFDSLPQALSWEFSLPLSPSEFFLCNRAYSVRDFVLCGGSQYGLQETRLWIDHYIHQKEKMFAAEKSALVIDAYQTLREPLLRAIYLPDCLDDLAYAIMREISKLSYRVSEADVIRARNQITNILYAHLDEERTITDRDMLAEMLEMRETVDEANDSPTLKKIKVFSFVEEKFETYSGSFSQAFTSADIDDAIASIERMRYYGLALEEIRKKL from the exons ATGAGAAAACAGCAAAGCAGGGCCTTCGATTCTTTGCCACAGGCTTTATCTTGGGAATTCTCACTTCCATTGTCTCCTTCAGAATTTTTCCTATGTAATAGAGCATACAGTGTGAGAGACTTTGTTCTTTGTGGTGGTTCTCAGTATGGCTTACAAGAAACAAGGCTTTGGATTGACCATTATATTCATCAG AAGGAAAAGATGTTTGCGGCTGAGAAGTCAGCTCTGGTCATTGATGCGTATCAAACTTTAAGGGAGCCATTGCTGAGAGCAATATACCTG CCTGATTGTTTGGATGACTTGGCCTATGCAATTATGCGTGAGATAAGCAAACTCTCCTATAGAGTCTCAGAAGCTGATGTTATTCGAGCACGCAATCAG ATCACAAATATCTTATATGCTCATCTGGATGAAGAGAGAACTATCACAGATCGAGATATGCTGGCCGAG ATGTTGGAAATGCGAGAAACTGTCGATGAAGCAAATGATTCACCGACACTGAAGAAGATAAAGGTGTTTTCATTT GTAGAAGAAAAATTTGAGACATATTCCGGATCATTCAGCCAAGCTTTCACCAGTGCAGATATTGATGATGCTATCGCTTCAATTGAGAGAATGAGATACTATGGCCTTGCTCTCGAAGAGATAAGAAAGAAACTTTAA
- the LOC122020254 gene encoding secretory carrier-associated membrane protein 3-like isoform X2, which produces MARRYDSNPFEEEEEVNPFSNSASVPPALNTRLSPLPPEPADFYNDRLGATIDIPMDTTKDLKKKEKELQAKEAELDKREKDLKRREDAAARAGIVIEEQNWPPFFPIIHHDIANEIPIHLQRLQYFAFASLLGLTVCLFWNILAVTAAWIKGEGATIWFLSIIYFISGVPGAYVLWYKPLYRAMRTESALNFGWFFLFYLLHIGFVIYASVAPPIIFKGKSLTGILPAVDIISEHALVGIFYFIGFGMFCLESLLSVWVIQQVYMYFRGSGKEAEMKKEVARGALRAAI; this is translated from the exons AACTCAGCAAGTGTTCCTCCGGCATTAAACACAAGGCTATCACCTCTTCCTCCAGAACCTGCTGATTTCTACAATGACCGCCTTGGTGCAACAATAGATATTCCCATGGATACAACAAAG GAtctcaagaaaaaggagaaggaacTACAGGCCAAGGAAGCCGAGCTCGATAAGAGGGAAAAG GATCTTAAACGTAGAGAAGATGCTGCAGCACGAG CTGGTATTGTAATAGAGGAACAAAATTGGCCACCTTTCTTTCCAATTATTCATCATGATATTGCAAATGAGATACCAATCCACTTACAAAGATTGCAGTACTTTGCGTTCGCATCGCTGTTAG GATTAACTGTATGCCTGTTTTGGAATATTCTAGCAGTTACTGCAGCTTGGATTAAGGGAGAAG GTGCCACAATCTGGTTCCTTTCCATCATCTACTTCATTTCAGGTGTACCAGGAGCTTATGTATTGTGGTATAAGCCTCTTTATCGTGCCATGAG GACGGAAAGTGCCTTGAACTTTGGATGGTTTTTTCTATTTTACctg CTTCATATTGGTTTTGTGATCTATGCTTCCGTGGCTCCTCCAATTATTTTCAAGGGAAAATCATTGAC AGGAATTTTGCCAGCGGTGGATATCATCAGTGAGCATGCCCTAGTTGGG ATCTTTTATTTCATTGGATTTGGTATGTTCTGCCTTGAATCACTGCTCAGTGTCTGGGTTATTCAG CAAGTGTACATGTACTTCCGAGGGAGTGGAAAAGAAGCAGAGATGAAGAAGGAGGTAGCACGGGGAGCTTTAAGAGCAGCGATATGA